The following proteins come from a genomic window of Corallococcus sp. NCRR:
- a CDS encoding glycosyltransferase family 4 protein, translating to MRILFLNPVGILGGAERALVDLLACLRAQDPGLSLHLIAGTDGPLVETARGLGVEARVLALPDRLSALGDSGLREQGHAGLLRFARELAPTPLLLTRYGLDLRRAVRDAAPDLLHSNGIKTHLLSAATTGLPIPRVWHVHDFLGERPLVRRALSGLHPLASAAIANSQAVGDDARTVLGKVPVHVVPNGVDVERFSPAAGDGAHLDALAGLPPAPPGTLRVGLVATYARWKGHDVFLEAAALLTRQAPALPVRFYVVGAPLYRTAGSQFTGAELREQVERHDLTGRVGFVPFQPEPARVYRALDVFVHASTRREPFGLTIAEALACGRAAVISKSSGAAEALRDGEDVLAIEPGDANTLAAALRRLLEDEALRDTLARAARHTAVRRFSRERYARDILAVYRSLVPARGHS from the coding sequence GTGCGGATCCTGTTCCTCAACCCCGTGGGTATCCTGGGCGGTGCCGAGCGCGCACTCGTGGATCTCCTCGCGTGCCTGCGCGCGCAGGACCCTGGGCTGTCGCTGCACCTCATCGCCGGCACGGACGGGCCCCTCGTGGAGACGGCCCGAGGGCTCGGCGTGGAGGCCCGAGTGCTCGCCCTGCCCGACCGACTGTCCGCGCTCGGGGACAGCGGTCTGCGGGAACAGGGCCACGCGGGGCTCCTTCGCTTCGCGCGGGAGCTTGCCCCCACGCCCCTGCTGCTGACGCGCTACGGACTCGACCTGCGGCGCGCGGTGCGTGACGCGGCGCCGGACCTGCTGCACTCCAATGGCATCAAGACCCACCTGCTGAGCGCGGCCACCACCGGACTTCCGATTCCGCGCGTGTGGCACGTGCACGACTTCCTCGGCGAACGGCCCCTGGTGCGCCGCGCGCTCTCCGGCCTGCATCCGCTGGCCTCGGCCGCCATCGCGAACTCGCAAGCCGTGGGAGACGACGCGCGCACGGTGCTCGGGAAGGTGCCCGTGCACGTCGTGCCCAACGGCGTGGACGTGGAGCGGTTCTCTCCGGCCGCGGGTGACGGCGCGCACCTGGATGCACTGGCCGGATTGCCTCCCGCGCCTCCAGGCACGCTGCGCGTGGGGCTCGTGGCCACGTACGCGCGCTGGAAGGGACACGACGTCTTCCTGGAGGCCGCGGCCCTGCTGACGCGTCAGGCACCGGCCCTTCCCGTGCGCTTCTACGTCGTGGGCGCTCCACTCTACCGCACGGCCGGCTCGCAGTTCACCGGCGCGGAGCTGCGCGAACAGGTGGAGCGCCACGACCTCACGGGCCGCGTGGGCTTCGTGCCCTTCCAGCCCGAGCCCGCCCGCGTCTACCGGGCCCTGGACGTCTTCGTGCACGCGAGCACTCGCCGCGAACCCTTCGGCCTCACCATCGCTGAGGCGCTCGCCTGTGGCCGGGCCGCCGTCATCTCAAAGTCGAGCGGCGCGGCCGAAGCGCTGCGGGATGGCGAGGACGTGCTGGCCATTGAACCCGGCGACGCGAACACGCTCGCGGCGGCCCTGCGCCGGCTGCTGGAGGATGAAGCCTTGCGAGACACCCTGGCCCGCGCGGCCCGCCACACCGCCGTGCGCCGCTTCTCCCGCGAGCGCTACGCCCGGGACATCCTCGCCGTGTACCGGAGCCTCGTCCCCGCACGAGGGCATTCATGA
- a CDS encoding glycosyltransferase family 4 protein, with the protein MMRPRKLVTVSHSYVVTLNRRLANEMARVGAGRWEVTAVAPKSFHGDLSPLVLQRDPHEAVNLEGVPAYFSRSLHGFVYGPEVHAHLSRGADLVHLWEEPYVLSGLEVALMTPAHVPLVFCTFQNLAKRYPPPFAQAERFVLRRAAGWIAWGQTVHDNLLARPGYEQRPSRFIPVGVDVDHFRPDPEAGRAFRERVGWTSEGPPVVGYLGRFVPEKGLRLLMDALNRMTTPWRALFVGGGPLEVDLRAWAQRHGDRVRIVTGVKHAEVPRALNAMDVLCAPSQTTPAWKEQFGRMLAEAFACGVPVFASDSGEIPHTVGDAGRILPEAYGGAWVTALEELLESPAQRQELSARGRERAVSRFAWPVVAKAHLDFFEQVLERGA; encoded by the coding sequence ATGATGCGTCCCCGGAAGCTCGTCACCGTCTCGCACTCCTACGTCGTCACCCTCAACCGGCGACTGGCCAACGAGATGGCCCGAGTGGGCGCCGGCCGCTGGGAAGTCACCGCCGTGGCGCCGAAGTCCTTCCACGGAGACCTGAGCCCGCTGGTGCTCCAGCGTGACCCGCATGAGGCCGTGAACCTGGAGGGCGTGCCCGCGTACTTCAGCCGCTCGCTGCACGGCTTCGTCTACGGACCGGAGGTGCACGCGCACCTGTCGCGGGGCGCGGACCTGGTGCACCTGTGGGAGGAGCCCTACGTGCTCTCCGGCCTGGAGGTGGCGCTGATGACGCCCGCCCACGTGCCGCTCGTCTTCTGCACGTTCCAGAACCTGGCCAAGCGCTATCCCCCGCCCTTCGCGCAGGCCGAGCGCTTCGTCCTGCGCCGGGCCGCGGGGTGGATCGCCTGGGGCCAGACGGTGCACGACAACCTCCTCGCCCGGCCCGGTTATGAGCAGCGCCCTTCGCGCTTCATCCCCGTGGGCGTGGACGTGGATCACTTCCGTCCGGATCCGGAAGCGGGCCGCGCCTTCCGCGAGCGCGTGGGCTGGACGTCCGAAGGGCCGCCCGTGGTGGGCTACCTGGGTCGCTTCGTGCCGGAGAAGGGCCTGCGGCTCCTGATGGATGCGCTCAACCGGATGACCACGCCCTGGCGGGCCCTCTTCGTTGGCGGAGGCCCCCTGGAGGTGGACCTGCGCGCGTGGGCGCAGCGCCACGGAGACCGCGTGCGCATCGTCACCGGCGTGAAGCACGCGGAGGTGCCTCGCGCGCTCAACGCCATGGACGTGCTCTGCGCGCCCAGCCAGACGACGCCCGCGTGGAAGGAGCAGTTCGGCCGCATGCTCGCGGAGGCCTTCGCGTGTGGCGTGCCCGTGTTCGCCAGCGACTCCGGAGAGATTCCGCATACCGTGGGCGATGCCGGGCGCATCCTGCCGGAGGCGTACGGCGGTGCCTGGGTCACCGCGCTCGAGGAACTCTTGGAGAGCCCCGCGCAGCGTCAGGAGCTCTCCGCGCGAGGCCGCGAGCGGGCCGTGTCCCGCTTCGCCTGGCCGGTGGTCGCGAAGGCGCACCTCGACTTCTTCGAGCAGGTGCTCGAGCGCGGGGCCTGA
- a CDS encoding glycosyltransferase family 4 protein — protein MDPREEGWPSMDLVGEALVDGLAAHPAEVDVTRVRPSIPHAVRALPRVGSRKAAFNADRLLTRFGLYPARLLRERVGPDVFHVVDHTYAQLVHALPAERTGVFCHDLDAFRSVLEPHREPRPTWFRLMARATLKGLERAAIVFHSTQQVRDELLAHGVVPPERLVWAPYGVSPEYRLESVTGDASDTVLAPLKGRPYLLHVGSAIRRKRLDVLFETFAALRARHPDLMLVQQGGDLDAAQQAQVARLGLKDALLQPPRQERATLAGLYRRARAVLVPSDAEGFGLPVIEALACGVPVVASDLPVLREVGADACTYCPVGDVAAWVETVDALLTGRVPAPSPETRRARAERFTWSAHARTVLDAYLHRLDRSGRV, from the coding sequence ATGGATCCGCGCGAGGAGGGCTGGCCCAGCATGGACCTGGTGGGCGAAGCGCTCGTGGACGGACTGGCTGCGCATCCCGCCGAGGTCGACGTCACCCGCGTGCGTCCGTCCATTCCCCATGCCGTGCGCGCCCTGCCCCGCGTGGGCAGCCGCAAGGCCGCCTTCAACGCGGACCGGCTGCTCACCCGCTTCGGCCTCTACCCCGCGCGACTGCTGCGTGAACGCGTTGGCCCGGATGTGTTCCACGTCGTGGACCACACCTACGCGCAGCTCGTCCACGCGCTGCCCGCGGAGCGCACCGGCGTCTTCTGCCATGACCTGGATGCGTTCCGCTCCGTCCTGGAGCCCCACCGCGAACCACGCCCCACGTGGTTCCGGCTGATGGCGCGGGCCACGCTCAAGGGCCTGGAGCGCGCGGCCATCGTCTTCCACAGCACGCAGCAGGTGCGCGACGAATTGCTCGCGCACGGCGTGGTGCCTCCCGAGCGATTGGTGTGGGCACCCTATGGAGTCTCGCCGGAGTACCGGCTCGAATCCGTCACCGGAGACGCCAGCGATACGGTGCTCGCGCCGTTGAAGGGCCGGCCGTACCTGTTGCACGTGGGCAGCGCCATCCGCCGCAAACGCCTGGACGTGCTGTTCGAGACCTTCGCCGCGCTGCGAGCCCGGCATCCGGACCTCATGCTGGTGCAACAGGGCGGCGACCTGGACGCGGCCCAACAGGCGCAGGTGGCGCGGCTCGGATTGAAGGACGCGCTGCTGCAACCGCCCCGGCAGGAGCGGGCCACGCTCGCGGGCCTGTACCGGCGTGCCCGCGCGGTGCTGGTGCCCAGTGACGCGGAGGGCTTCGGCCTGCCCGTCATCGAAGCGCTGGCGTGTGGTGTCCCCGTGGTGGCCAGCGACCTGCCGGTGCTGCGCGAAGTGGGCGCCGACGCCTGCACGTACTGCCCCGTAGGCGACGTGGCCGCATGGGTGGAAACGGTGGACGCGCTGCTCACGGGCCGCGTGCCCGCGCCATCACCGGAGACGCGGCGTGCACGGGCCGAGCGCTTCACCTGGAGCGCCCACGCGCGCACCGTGCTGGACGCGTATCTGCATCGCCTTGACCGCTCCGGGCGGGTCTGA
- a CDS encoding HEAT repeat domain-containing protein, whose amino-acid sequence MSDTSPTPEQRDVAMKDILGDDRTAMVKASILLCYDKSTTSTLLRFLEAETRVDTRHAILYALTWHSHLAQWDLMVGLLKDVQEPPLIRGQAAEYLSYNFSMVRTDSAEFEVAVKALLDALKDPSPEVRYCAVNALGTTGHLPLIPTLEAMREDKTPAPGWVGTVSDEASRALEWIVGMHEMRIKNGIP is encoded by the coding sequence ATGAGTGACACTTCACCGACGCCAGAACAGCGCGACGTCGCGATGAAGGACATTCTGGGAGACGACCGCACCGCGATGGTCAAGGCGTCGATCCTGCTGTGCTACGACAAGTCGACCACCTCCACGCTGCTCCGATTCCTCGAAGCGGAGACGCGCGTCGACACGCGGCACGCCATCCTCTATGCGCTGACCTGGCACAGCCATCTCGCGCAGTGGGACCTCATGGTCGGCCTCCTCAAGGATGTTCAGGAGCCGCCCCTGATTCGCGGCCAGGCCGCCGAATACCTGTCGTACAACTTCTCGATGGTGAGGACGGACTCCGCGGAGTTCGAGGTCGCGGTCAAAGCGCTCCTCGATGCATTGAAGGACCCTTCTCCCGAGGTGCGTTACTGCGCCGTCAACGCGCTGGGCACCACGGGCCACCTGCCGCTCATCCCTACGCTCGAGGCGATGCGCGAGGACAAGACCCCGGCGCCAGGCTGGGTGGGCACGGTGAGCGATGAGGCATCACGCGCGCTGGAATGGATCGTGGGCATGCACGAGATGCGCATCAAGAACGGCATCCCCTGA